One Roseburia rectibacter DNA window includes the following coding sequences:
- the cysD gene encoding sulfate adenylyltransferase subunit CysD, with protein sequence MSGLSHLDELEAEAIYIIREVAAECEKPVMLYSIGKDSSVMLHLAMKAFYPEKPPFPFLHIDTTWKFREMIEFRDRIAKENGIEMLVYTNQEGVDAGINPFDHGSAYTDIMKTQALKQALKKYEFTAAFGGGRRDEEKSRAKERIFSFRNEAQAWDPKNQRPEMWKLYNTKINKGESIRVFPISNWTEKDIWQYIKRENIEIVPLYFAKERPVVYRDGNIIMVDDDRFKFREGEKPEMKKVRFRTLGCYPLTGGVESDAETLDEIIDETLAAVSSERTSRVIDNEAAGSMERRKREGYF encoded by the coding sequence ATGAGTGGATTATCACATTTGGACGAATTGGAGGCAGAGGCGATCTACATCATCCGTGAAGTAGCCGCTGAGTGCGAAAAGCCGGTAATGCTTTACTCCATTGGAAAGGACAGCTCCGTTATGCTGCACCTTGCCATGAAAGCATTTTATCCGGAGAAGCCGCCTTTCCCATTTTTACATATCGATACGACCTGGAAATTCCGTGAAATGATCGAGTTTCGTGACCGCATTGCAAAAGAGAACGGCATTGAAATGCTGGTTTATACCAATCAGGAAGGTGTGGATGCCGGTATTAACCCATTTGACCACGGTTCCGCTTACACGGATATCATGAAGACACAGGCATTAAAACAGGCACTCAAAAAATATGAGTTTACGGCAGCATTTGGCGGTGGCCGTCGTGATGAGGAAAAATCCCGTGCGAAAGAGAGAATTTTCTCTTTTCGTAATGAGGCACAGGCGTGGGATCCGAAAAACCAGAGACCGGAGATGTGGAAACTTTACAATACCAAGATCAATAAAGGTGAGAGCATCCGTGTATTCCCAATCTCAAACTGGACAGAAAAGGATATCTGGCAGTACATCAAACGTGAGAACATCGAGATCGTGCCACTCTATTTTGCAAAAGAGCGTCCGGTCGTATACCGTGACGGCAATATTATCATGGTGGATGATGACCGCTTCAAATTCCGTGAAGGTGAGAAGCCGGAGATGAAAAAAGTCCGTTTCCGTACATTAGGATGTTATCCGTTAACCGGCGGCGTTGAGTCCGATGCGGAGACTTTGGATGAGATTATTGATGAGACACTTGCAGCCGTATCTTCAGAGCGTACCAGCCGTGTGATCGATAACGAAGCGGCAGGCAGCATGGAGCGTAGAAAAAGGGAGGGGTATTTCTAA
- a CDS encoding 4Fe-4S dicluster domain-containing protein yields MSIAINKSKCVKCRRCIEVCPGNLIKADENGKAYIKEPRDCWGCTSCVKECRAEAIDFFLGADIGGRGSTLTTKEDGDYRLWTVTAPDGSQTVIQINKKDANKY; encoded by the coding sequence GTGAGCATAGCGATCAATAAAAGTAAATGTGTAAAATGCAGACGCTGCATCGAAGTATGTCCGGGAAACCTGATCAAGGCAGATGAAAACGGCAAGGCATACATCAAAGAGCCAAGAGACTGCTGGGGCTGCACATCCTGCGTCAAAGAGTGCAGGGCAGAGGCAATCGATTTCTTTTTAGGAGCCGACATCGGCGGCAGAGGCAGTACCTTAACCACCAAAGAGGATGGAGACTACCGCCTCTGGACAGTCACTGCCCCCGACGGCAGTCAGACCGTTATACAGATCAATAAAAAAGATGCCAATAAATATTAA
- a CDS encoding sulfate adenylyltransferase subunit 1, whose translation MKGLLKFITCGSVDDGKSTLIGHILYDAKLLYADQEKALELDSKVGSREGAIDYSLLLDGLMAEREQGITIDVAYRYFTTEKRSFIVADTPGHEEYTRNMAVGASFADLAIILLDATQGVLVQTRRHARICALMGIRYFVFAVNKMDLIGYDQEKFNAIQAEILQLAGELGLESVKIIPVSATEGDNVTKKSDNIPWYTGEPILTYLEEVDVTEKSKEQGFYMPVQRVCRPNHTFRGFQGQIEAGEVRVSDTLTVLPGNETANVKSILVAGKEADTAQTGQPVTIQLDKEIDVSRGCVLENGSGITAAQKFTTTLLWMDDNKLSAGGDYFIKLGTKLITGTVTEITYKIDVNTGEHHSTDTLGKNEIAVCNIVLDEKIPLDVFKKHKTMGELILIDRVTNMTSACGVVEQFASGNETDEPVFVYGDLKARGDIFEEFYYNMEKSSIAKHKPEQKKYTVGDEIPTKSETYEYPEYFDILILRDQVAVQVRDNKIGAILPLGEYRYSGVPVVNGRGFAVNVKSQKDLQTFLDGYGQGETDTEFWNHWLTFGTYRKVIFHENYWEI comes from the coding sequence ATGAAAGGTTTACTTAAATTTATTACCTGCGGAAGTGTGGATGATGGAAAATCCACATTGATCGGACATATTTTATATGATGCAAAACTGCTGTATGCAGATCAGGAGAAAGCACTTGAATTAGACAGTAAAGTTGGAAGCAGAGAGGGCGCTATCGATTATTCCCTGCTGCTTGACGGTCTGATGGCAGAGCGCGAGCAGGGTATCACGATCGACGTCGCATACCGTTATTTTACAACAGAAAAAAGAAGTTTTATCGTTGCAGATACCCCTGGACATGAAGAGTATACCAGAAATATGGCAGTTGGAGCTTCCTTTGCAGACCTTGCCATCATTCTTCTCGATGCAACACAGGGCGTGCTTGTGCAGACAAGACGCCATGCAAGGATCTGTGCACTGATGGGAATCCGTTACTTTGTATTTGCGGTAAACAAGATGGATCTGATCGGTTACGACCAGGAAAAATTTAATGCGATCCAGGCAGAAATTTTGCAGCTTGCAGGTGAACTTGGATTAGAGAGCGTTAAGATCATTCCGGTATCCGCAACAGAGGGTGATAATGTCACAAAGAAATCCGATAATATCCCATGGTACACAGGAGAACCGATCTTAACCTATCTCGAAGAAGTTGATGTGACAGAAAAGTCAAAAGAGCAGGGATTTTATATGCCGGTACAGCGTGTGTGCCGTCCAAACCATACGTTCCGCGGTTTCCAGGGACAGATTGAGGCAGGCGAAGTGCGTGTGAGTGATACATTAACCGTATTACCGGGCAATGAGACAGCCAATGTAAAAAGTATTTTGGTAGCCGGAAAAGAGGCAGATACTGCACAGACCGGACAGCCGGTTACCATTCAGTTAGATAAAGAGATCGATGTATCAAGAGGATGTGTGCTGGAAAATGGCAGCGGCATTACGGCAGCACAGAAATTTACCACAACACTTTTGTGGATGGATGATAATAAGTTGTCAGCAGGTGGCGATTACTTTATCAAACTTGGAACGAAACTGATCACAGGTACCGTAACAGAGATCACATATAAGATCGATGTGAATACCGGAGAACATCATTCAACCGATACATTAGGAAAGAATGAGATCGCAGTCTGCAATATCGTGCTGGATGAAAAGATCCCGCTTGATGTATTTAAGAAACATAAGACTATGGGCGAACTGATCTTAATCGACCGTGTGACGAACATGACGTCTGCCTGCGGTGTTGTAGAGCAGTTTGCAAGCGGCAATGAGACAGATGAGCCGGTATTTGTTTATGGAGATTTAAAGGCACGGGGAGATATCTTTGAAGAGTTCTACTATAACATGGAGAAATCTTCCATTGCAAAACACAAACCGGAACAGAAAAAATACACAGTAGGCGATGAGATCCCGACAAAGAGTGAAACTTATGAATATCCGGAGTATTTTGATATTCTGATATTAAGAGACCAGGTTGCAGTACAGGTGCGTGACAATAAGATCGGAGCGATCCTTCCATTAGGTGAATACCGTTACTCAGGTGTTCCGGTTGTAAATGGAAGAGGATTTGCGGTGAATGTAAAATCACAGAAAGACTTACAGACATTCTTAGATGGATATGGACAGGGAGAGACAGATACAGAGTTCTGGAATCACTGGCTGACATTCGGAACTTACCGCAAAGTGATCTTCCATGAAAACTATTGGGAAATCTGA